Proteins encoded in a region of the Candidatus Moanabacter tarae genome:
- the nusB gene encoding Transcription antitermination protein NusB: MSRRRDNRVAVVQFLYMWEINPSGELKEEINGFLQSLQGDLDYYRFAEELIWGGIERRDKIDAVIKEHAQNWDFNRIAKIDLSILRLAIYEMLYRDDIPPIVTINEAIELSKLFSIEDAKRFINGILDEFKLKLQRPLREATR, translated from the coding sequence ATGAGCCGCCGACGCGACAATCGAGTGGCTGTGGTGCAGTTTCTTTATATGTGGGAGATCAACCCTTCAGGAGAGCTAAAGGAAGAAATCAACGGTTTTTTGCAAAGTCTTCAAGGGGATCTCGATTACTACCGTTTCGCGGAGGAGTTAATTTGGGGAGGGATTGAACGACGTGATAAGATTGACGCAGTGATTAAAGAGCATGCTCAGAATTGGGACTTCAATAGAATTGCTAAAATCGATCTCTCTATTCTGCGACTAGCGATATACGAAATGCTCTATCGGGATGACATTCCACCGATTGTCACGATTAATGAAGCAATCGAACTGAGCAAGCTGTTCTCGATAGAAGATGCCAAGAGGTTTATTAATGGAATTCTCGATGAATTTAAGCTGAAGCTTCAACGCCCCTTAAGAGAAGCCACAAGGTGA
- the ftsY gene encoding Signal recognition particle receptor FtsY: MIGVVSKFRAGLRRTAQSISHITDRILPSSSLEPGSIDILEEALFNADFDVETASEIISAIGRESHRKGRIEGKEVSQLGVDILRQTLRGAEGRLDSVDMTPKVITLMGVNGSGKTTTAAKLGSHFRELGLNPLLAACDTFRAAANEQIGIWAERLHLDLIGSHEGADAAAVAFDAFQAFRSRSRDVLLLDTAGRLHTKSNLMSELVKIRRVLDKQDCDVEQHRWLVVDGTLGSNSVEQARVFNSEIGVTGIVVTKLDGSSRGGALVGIFRELRIPIYYVGLGEEVDDLQEFSVTRYSNAIFGVGDER, translated from the coding sequence ATGATTGGAGTCGTCTCTAAATTTCGAGCTGGCTTGCGGCGAACTGCTCAGTCGATTTCCCATATCACAGACCGAATACTTCCTTCCAGTTCCCTGGAGCCCGGATCGATAGATATCCTTGAGGAAGCCCTTTTTAACGCCGATTTTGACGTAGAAACAGCGTCAGAAATTATCTCTGCTATCGGTCGTGAGTCCCATCGGAAAGGGAGAATCGAGGGGAAGGAAGTCTCCCAATTAGGTGTTGATATTCTCAGACAAACGCTTAGAGGCGCCGAAGGAAGATTGGACTCGGTAGACATGACCCCCAAAGTAATTACCCTCATGGGTGTAAATGGATCGGGCAAGACGACGACGGCGGCTAAGCTTGGTTCCCATTTCCGGGAGCTAGGGTTAAATCCCTTGTTGGCAGCATGCGACACATTTAGGGCTGCGGCAAATGAACAGATTGGAATCTGGGCAGAGCGACTCCATTTGGATCTAATTGGGAGTCACGAAGGTGCTGATGCGGCAGCCGTGGCATTTGATGCCTTTCAGGCTTTTCGCAGCCGATCTAGAGATGTCCTCCTTTTGGATACAGCTGGCCGGCTTCACACTAAGTCCAATCTCATGAGTGAATTGGTGAAGATTCGACGAGTCTTGGATAAGCAAGACTGCGATGTTGAGCAACACCGGTGGCTGGTGGTTGATGGAACCCTTGGATCAAATTCGGTGGAACAGGCGAGAGTTTTCAATTCAGAGATAGGGGTTACCGGAATCGTGGTAACCAAACTAGATGGATCTAGTAGAGGTGGTGCCCTGGTGGGTATCTTCAGAGAACTGAGAATCCCAATCTATTACGTTGGGCTTGGGGAGGAAGTCGACGATTTGCAGGAGTTCTCGGTGACACGATATTCTAATGCGATTTTTGGAGTCGGAGATGAAAGATAA
- the aroB gene encoding 3-dehydroquinate synthase — protein sequence MKDNLSVDLGPRSYSIQFGYELNHRLRAKIGQLTLEDRRGVLLVDSLVAEKQYEYIRSAFGNLPTFVIPNGEGNKNFETLRRVIDYLAESQVDRAGFLFAFGGGVTGDLGGFAAASFLRGIDYYQVPTTLLAMVDSSVGGKTGVNIRAGKNLAGAFHQPRGVFIDTGLLETLPLNEFSSGMAEVIKTALLADEEFYRVLFKTQRLSPDNGELLSDIVKRCCRIKASVVIGDEKELAVQGGRALLNLGHTFGHAIEVATNYSCYLHGEAVSVGLGLAARLSEELGLIETAEVESIIELLARYDLPTKMLEPISKDRLIEAMTRDKKVKKGKLRFVVLNRIGRAELRDDIPEVLIRKLLADAGATI from the coding sequence ATGAAAGATAATCTGAGTGTGGATCTTGGTCCGCGGAGCTACAGCATTCAATTCGGCTACGAGTTGAATCATCGGCTTAGAGCCAAGATTGGGCAGCTCACATTAGAAGATCGACGTGGTGTTTTGCTGGTCGATTCTCTTGTAGCAGAGAAGCAGTACGAATATATAAGAAGTGCGTTTGGAAACCTTCCCACTTTCGTGATTCCCAATGGGGAGGGTAATAAAAATTTTGAAACACTTAGGAGAGTGATCGATTATCTGGCCGAATCCCAAGTGGACCGAGCGGGATTTTTATTCGCCTTTGGTGGCGGGGTAACTGGCGATCTCGGCGGTTTTGCTGCCGCGAGTTTCCTACGGGGTATAGACTACTATCAGGTTCCGACGACCCTTTTGGCAATGGTAGACAGTTCGGTGGGCGGAAAGACAGGAGTCAATATAAGGGCGGGTAAGAATTTGGCGGGGGCTTTTCATCAGCCGCGAGGAGTCTTTATCGATACGGGGCTGCTTGAGACTTTGCCATTAAATGAATTCTCTTCCGGGATGGCGGAGGTGATTAAAACTGCCTTACTTGCGGACGAAGAGTTCTATCGGGTTTTGTTTAAAACGCAGCGACTCAGTCCAGACAATGGAGAGCTGCTGTCGGATATAGTGAAGAGATGCTGTCGCATCAAGGCAAGTGTGGTAATAGGGGATGAGAAGGAACTTGCTGTACAAGGGGGTAGGGCACTTTTGAATTTGGGTCACACCTTCGGACATGCGATTGAAGTAGCAACGAACTATAGCTGCTACTTGCATGGAGAGGCAGTCTCGGTTGGTTTGGGTTTAGCGGCCCGGTTATCAGAGGAATTAGGGTTGATAGAAACAGCCGAAGTGGAATCCATTATTGAACTACTAGCCCGCTATGATCTTCCTACCAAAATGCTGGAACCAATCTCGAAAGATCGGCTTATTGAAGCAATGACACGGGACAAGAAAGTAAAGAAAGGCAAATTGAGATTTGTGGTATTGAACCGAATCGGACGGGCGGAGTTGAGGGACGACATTCCCGAAGTGTTGATTCGTAAACTTCTCGCCGACGCCGGGGCGACCATTTAG
- the pdxA gene encoding 4-hydroxythreonine-4-phosphate dehydrogenase, producing the protein MGTIAITCGDPSGVGPEIIEEWMGRRRKDCVDVCLIGPSPWLEKLDTGNSCSTLAVGPDDFRMIPGKPLEMGAKLALEALEKAAEGCRAGQFSAVVTGPVSKERMRAVGFSYPGQTEFFADRWGGQPTMAFVGTRMRLVLMTWHVPLREIFDHLTPENIERAVIHAVEMAHALGVQKPRIGICGLNPHAGEEGLLGDEEKDIINPVLEELRQKIPGLSFAQPADTLFHRHLNGEFDVVVAIYHDQGLVAVKTLEFETTVNLTLGLPWLRTSPDHGTAFPIAGKGLASSSSFECAVSLANSFQRLTPTT; encoded by the coding sequence ATGGGGACAATCGCGATAACTTGTGGTGATCCTTCGGGAGTAGGTCCTGAGATTATCGAGGAATGGATGGGCCGGAGGCGGAAAGATTGTGTCGATGTCTGTTTGATTGGACCAAGTCCCTGGCTAGAAAAATTGGATACAGGAAATAGCTGTTCAACATTGGCGGTAGGCCCCGATGATTTTCGAATGATTCCAGGAAAACCCTTGGAGATGGGGGCAAAACTCGCCTTAGAGGCGCTTGAGAAGGCAGCAGAGGGGTGTCGTGCGGGGCAGTTTTCAGCAGTTGTCACTGGACCGGTAAGTAAGGAGCGTATGCGAGCGGTCGGGTTCTCATATCCTGGACAGACGGAATTCTTTGCGGATCGCTGGGGAGGCCAACCAACAATGGCATTTGTCGGTACCCGTATGAGGTTAGTACTCATGACCTGGCATGTTCCTCTCAGAGAAATATTTGACCATTTGACTCCGGAAAATATTGAGCGAGCGGTGATTCATGCGGTTGAGATGGCTCATGCTTTAGGCGTCCAGAAACCGCGAATCGGAATTTGCGGGCTCAATCCGCATGCGGGTGAAGAAGGCTTATTGGGAGATGAGGAAAAGGATATTATCAATCCAGTTTTAGAAGAATTGAGGCAGAAGATCCCTGGGCTCTCATTTGCACAACCTGCAGATACACTGTTTCATAGGCATCTGAATGGGGAATTTGATGTCGTAGTTGCCATTTATCATGATCAGGGGTTAGTTGCGGTGAAGACCTTGGAATTCGAGACAACCGTCAACTTGACTCTAGGTCTACCTTGGTTAAGAACTAGTCCGGACCATGGGACCGCCTTCCCCATAGCGGGTAAAGGGCTGGCGTCTTCATCTAGCTTTGAATGCGCGGTTTCTTTGGCAAACAGCTTTCAGAGATTGACCCCTACAACTTGA
- the iscA gene encoding Iron-binding protein IscA, with product MNDSKASGLPEGVRVGSEMLIQLSELAGDKINELAILEDKADLLRVAITGGGCNGLSYRLRFEREPKRGDIYVESSGARLLVDSKSALYLKGTELDYSAEMVGGGFKFTNPNAKSSCSCGESFSV from the coding sequence ATGAATGATTCAAAAGCAAGTGGCCTTCCCGAAGGTGTTCGGGTTGGAAGCGAAATGCTGATACAGCTATCAGAGTTGGCTGGCGATAAGATCAACGAGTTAGCAATTCTCGAGGACAAGGCTGATCTCTTGCGGGTGGCAATTACGGGAGGTGGTTGCAACGGACTATCCTACCGATTGCGATTCGAGCGAGAACCGAAAAGGGGAGATATCTATGTAGAGTCTAGTGGGGCGAGGTTGTTGGTTGACTCAAAGAGTGCCCTCTATCTTAAGGGGACGGAGCTAGACTATTCGGCGGAAATGGTAGGGGGAGGATTCAAATTCACCAATCCAAATGCAAAAAGTAGTTGTTCTTGTGGCGAAAGTTTCAGTGTGTAA
- the infC gene encoding Translation initiation factor IF-3, whose product MANYFNSGGRNRGRRFSRQPSVRKNERIRAREIRVIGPDSRQIGILSTPEALNMARKMGLDLVEISATAQPPVCRILDFGKYQYEIAKKGKDQKRQSKTKLKEVKFRVRIEQHDYLVKLKRAEEFLDKGNKVKLTLSFRGREMEHKELGFDVVHKAVKDLTHIGVGDGQPKMAGRNITLLMNPLPESRRILKYNDPDEE is encoded by the coding sequence ATGGCCAATTATTTCAATTCCGGTGGCCGCAATCGAGGAAGACGGTTCAGTCGCCAGCCAAGTGTGCGTAAGAATGAGCGGATTCGAGCTCGTGAGATTCGTGTAATCGGCCCTGATTCCCGGCAGATCGGAATACTATCGACACCCGAGGCACTCAACATGGCCCGAAAAATGGGTCTGGATCTCGTTGAGATATCGGCAACGGCACAACCTCCAGTTTGTCGAATCCTTGATTTCGGGAAGTATCAGTACGAGATTGCTAAGAAGGGTAAGGATCAGAAACGTCAGTCCAAAACAAAGCTCAAGGAAGTAAAATTTCGTGTCCGTATTGAACAACATGACTACTTGGTGAAATTGAAGAGGGCGGAGGAGTTTCTGGACAAGGGGAACAAGGTGAAATTGACCCTGTCTTTCCGAGGGAGAGAGATGGAGCACAAAGAGTTGGGATTTGATGTCGTCCATAAGGCGGTTAAAGACCTTACCCATATTGGTGTAGGAGATGGGCAACCTAAAATGGCTGGGAGGAACATTACCCTTCTCATGAACCCACTGCCAGAGAGTAGGCGGATTCTGAAATACAACGATCCGGACGAGGAATAG
- the amiA gene encoding N-acetylmuramoyl-L-alanine amidase AmiA, whose amino-acid sequence MRIGYIVVVFFFFLIQTESWGGLGLKVNGTEYVSLKEVAGKLGLKRDWIQRRNRILLQSKWTRMEFEVHQRDIRINKVRVFLGFPVTYHRSDLYISRLDLKDTIYPILTPQIGLPVPNLKRIAIDAGHGGKDPGTQNAKLGLLEKHLVLDVSRRLGVILEGKGYEVVYTRERDRYIGLTDRVQNANRRGVDLFLSIHFNGIDSPRVAGSETYVFTPRNQPSTRNKSVGASARKYYAGNKNNNWSTLIAFYVQDEMIRQLGTVDRGVKRARWTVLRDLTCPGIMIEAGFITNPTEGRKIKEAAYRQKIAKVVSEGILRYHKTLVRLRKR is encoded by the coding sequence ATGAGGATTGGATACATAGTAGTAGTATTTTTCTTTTTCCTTATTCAGACAGAGTCTTGGGGCGGACTGGGGCTGAAAGTTAATGGAACTGAGTACGTCAGTCTCAAGGAAGTTGCAGGTAAATTGGGATTGAAGAGGGACTGGATTCAGCGGCGGAACAGGATTTTGCTGCAGAGTAAATGGACACGAATGGAATTCGAGGTTCATCAGAGAGATATTAGGATCAATAAAGTCCGGGTCTTTTTAGGATTTCCAGTGACCTACCACCGATCCGATCTGTATATCAGTCGACTCGACTTAAAGGATACGATATATCCGATTCTCACGCCTCAAATAGGATTGCCTGTTCCAAACCTCAAACGAATTGCGATTGATGCCGGTCATGGCGGAAAGGATCCCGGGACACAAAATGCGAAACTAGGTCTTCTGGAAAAACATCTGGTATTAGATGTTTCACGGAGACTCGGTGTGATTCTCGAAGGGAAAGGATACGAGGTAGTGTACACACGCGAGCGAGATCGATATATCGGACTTACAGATCGGGTTCAGAATGCTAATCGGCGGGGGGTTGATCTTTTCCTTAGCATCCATTTTAACGGGATTGACTCGCCAAGGGTGGCGGGATCTGAGACCTATGTTTTCACCCCAAGAAATCAGCCTTCAACACGAAACAAATCGGTAGGGGCAAGTGCTCGAAAATACTATGCTGGGAATAAAAACAACAATTGGAGCACCTTGATTGCTTTTTATGTTCAGGATGAAATGATCAGGCAACTGGGAACCGTTGATCGGGGAGTGAAACGAGCACGATGGACCGTTCTCCGTGATCTGACCTGTCCGGGGATTATGATCGAAGCCGGATTTATCACTAATCCGACAGAAGGTAGAAAGATCAAAGAGGCGGCTTATAGGCAAAAAATTGCAAAAGTGGTGTCTGAAGGTATCCTTCGATACCATAAGACGCTTGTTCGCCTCCGGAAACGTTAA
- the clpP_1 gene encoding ATP-dependent Clp protease proteolytic subunit, translating to MNLLKEEESLAPPQSINHIMQKRFLEKRKVFLWGEVTDETCSEATEKLLYLESVNGGKEISFYLNTPGGSITAGMALYDTMKLISSPIKVIVTGMAASMGSILLCAAAKGKRLLYPHSRVLIHQPLITGRMLGAAVDINIQAQEMEKLRAELNQILSDSSKQPIEKIQKDTDRDFYMSAREAIDYGLGDAIVKKES from the coding sequence ATGAATCTGCTGAAAGAAGAAGAATCACTAGCCCCCCCCCAGAGTATAAATCACATCATGCAGAAGCGTTTTCTCGAAAAGAGAAAAGTCTTCTTGTGGGGAGAGGTAACTGACGAAACGTGTAGTGAAGCAACTGAGAAACTTCTCTATCTGGAGTCCGTCAATGGAGGAAAGGAGATTTCCTTTTACCTCAATACCCCCGGAGGATCCATAACGGCTGGTATGGCACTCTACGACACGATGAAACTGATAAGTTCTCCCATTAAAGTGATTGTCACCGGCATGGCTGCTAGCATGGGGTCGATCCTCCTATGCGCAGCAGCAAAGGGCAAACGCCTCCTTTATCCCCATTCTCGTGTTCTTATCCATCAACCTCTTATTACAGGACGCATGTTGGGTGCGGCAGTCGATATCAATATTCAGGCCCAAGAGATGGAAAAACTCCGAGCAGAATTAAATCAGATCCTCTCCGATTCCTCAAAGCAACCCATTGAGAAAATTCAAAAAGATACGGATCGAGACTTTTACATGTCAGCAAGAGAAGCAATCGATTACGGCCTTGGCGATGCAATCGTCAAAAAAGAATCATAG
- the sufT_1 gene encoding Fe-S protein maturation auxiliary factor SufT, with protein MQPESHTLNRDCSATIVPSGEQITIPNGTEIFITHRLGGNFTVQWDMGMARIAGIDADALGEEVQAPARSANSTALSHQGPPDEEAIWEELKTVFDPEIPVNIVDLGLVYSMKIIDPDENGEYEIQVDMTLTAPGCGMGPAIAEDAQSRVEQVPGVSRAHVEIVWDPPWHQEMISEVGKMELGLI; from the coding sequence ATGCAACCTGAGAGCCACACTCTGAACCGTGACTGCTCTGCCACCATTGTTCCTTCTGGTGAGCAGATCACAATACCTAATGGAACTGAGATCTTCATCACCCATCGCCTGGGTGGGAACTTTACCGTTCAATGGGATATGGGAATGGCCCGAATCGCTGGAATCGACGCCGATGCTCTAGGAGAAGAAGTGCAAGCCCCTGCTCGGTCAGCGAACTCCACCGCACTCTCTCACCAGGGCCCACCAGACGAAGAGGCAATCTGGGAGGAACTAAAAACTGTCTTTGATCCTGAGATTCCGGTTAATATTGTCGATCTAGGACTAGTATATTCGATGAAAATTATTGATCCCGATGAGAATGGAGAATACGAGATCCAAGTCGACATGACACTCACTGCACCGGGCTGCGGGATGGGTCCCGCAATCGCCGAGGATGCCCAATCTCGCGTTGAGCAAGTTCCCGGAGTAAGTCGAGCTCATGTTGAAATAGTCTGGGACCCTCCTTGGCACCAAGAGATGATTTCCGAGGTCGGAAAAATGGAGCTTGGGCTCATCTAG
- a CDS encoding hypothetical protein (UPF0051 protein SA0778), with amino-acid sequence MIRSPNIDPKPVENEHDIQSDSTFQKQVKNVTPLWLRELKESNWAYFKELPLPTKETESWRFAKTDDLSPKGYSLASGNRSAPSNAIPPSEDLSINSSGKIELRNDSTLNFIEAHQDFHKKGLIWMTLEDAQRHHPDILQEYLPQVGPNLGSEKYQALHAAFVQNGTLLYVPPGLEIKLPFITSTSIGGQNLAGFPCTLVIADTNSSVDLEESFHNSPGSSSSLVCATASIFARQGSRVSYKALQNWGMDTISFHLNSVTADRDAEVKTVALNLGSSHTRNEQHTRIVGEGCNVENYSISVPTGEQELDQRTLQSHYAPNSRSNLLFKNALSDSSRSIFSGLIKVDEIAQQTNAYQTNRNLLLSSEAEANALPGLEILANDVRCSHGATTGKIDDEQLYYLRARGIRKPLAQELLVFGFLEEVITKVESEKLQNQLRELIRRKLQDQ; translated from the coding sequence ATGATTCGAAGCCCTAATATTGATCCGAAACCGGTGGAAAATGAACACGATATTCAGAGTGATTCGACCTTCCAGAAACAGGTCAAAAATGTAACACCGCTTTGGTTGCGGGAACTAAAGGAATCGAATTGGGCATACTTTAAAGAGCTTCCCCTCCCTACTAAGGAAACTGAAAGTTGGCGTTTTGCAAAAACCGATGACTTATCGCCAAAAGGTTATTCTCTTGCTTCTGGCAATCGGTCTGCTCCGTCCAATGCTATACCTCCATCTGAAGATCTCTCTATCAATTCATCCGGTAAGATTGAACTGAGAAATGATAGTACTCTCAATTTTATAGAAGCCCATCAAGATTTCCACAAAAAGGGTCTGATCTGGATGACCCTTGAGGATGCACAACGTCATCATCCCGACATTCTTCAGGAATACCTTCCCCAAGTTGGACCCAACCTAGGGTCCGAAAAATACCAAGCGCTTCATGCCGCCTTTGTCCAGAACGGCACCCTTCTTTATGTTCCTCCTGGTCTTGAGATTAAATTACCGTTCATAACCAGTACTTCGATCGGGGGACAAAACCTAGCTGGATTCCCCTGCACTTTGGTGATTGCCGACACCAATTCATCCGTTGACCTTGAGGAGTCTTTCCACAACTCCCCAGGGAGCAGTTCCAGCCTTGTCTGTGCCACAGCAAGTATATTTGCCCGCCAAGGATCTCGTGTCTCCTACAAAGCGCTTCAAAACTGGGGCATGGATACCATCTCCTTCCATCTCAACTCGGTGACTGCGGATCGAGATGCTGAGGTTAAAACTGTGGCTCTCAACCTTGGATCCTCACACACACGAAACGAACAACATACACGTATAGTTGGTGAAGGATGTAATGTTGAAAATTATTCCATTAGCGTACCAACTGGGGAGCAAGAACTCGACCAGCGCACTCTCCAATCTCACTATGCACCTAATTCCCGTTCAAACCTTCTGTTCAAGAATGCCCTTAGTGACAGTTCGCGCTCGATATTCTCCGGCCTGATCAAAGTCGATGAAATTGCCCAGCAAACAAATGCCTACCAAACCAATCGCAACCTTCTGTTAAGCAGCGAAGCTGAGGCCAACGCTCTGCCCGGTCTTGAGATCCTCGCCAACGACGTCAGGTGTAGCCATGGTGCCACGACTGGGAAGATCGACGACGAGCAACTTTACTATCTTCGTGCCCGGGGAATCCGCAAACCCTTGGCACAAGAACTTCTAGTCTTTGGCTTCCTCGAAGAGGTTATAACCAAAGTCGAAAGCGAAAAACTACAAAACCAGCTTCGAGAATTAATTCGGCGGAAGCTCCAAGACCAATAA
- a CDS encoding hypothetical protein (UPF0051 protein SA0778), which translates to MVSTKTLDIDRDKGNFRFAEDYSFDAGHGLNEKTVNYISEVKEEEDWIRKFRLKALKVFENKPLPTHWASKDLGNIDFDKIRYYLAKGQQPSRSWDEVPGDVKETFERLGIPEQERRFLAGVEAQFDSEAAYSNVKDRLAEEGVIFVGSTEGLKEYPDIFRKYFGRVIPVADNKFSALNSAVFSGGSFIYVPPGVKVSQPLQAYFRINAENFGQFERTLIIADEGAEVTYMEGCTAPKFETTTLHSAVVELVALPGAKIQYITVQNWSNNVFNLVTKRGMALDEAEIKWIDCNIGSRLTMKYPGVVLKGRKSRGEVLSIALAGDGQHQDTGAKMTHVADETTSNIVAKSISVGEGRSSYRGIVEMPKHLRNCRNNTECDALLINSNSRTDTYPAITVRGDGNSVQHEASVSKVSAEQIFYMRQRGLSEGEAMSLAVNGFVNDLVREFPLEYSVELKRLIEMEMEDSIG; encoded by the coding sequence ATGGTTTCGACAAAGACACTTGATATTGATCGCGACAAAGGTAACTTTCGCTTCGCCGAAGATTACAGTTTCGACGCTGGTCATGGCTTGAATGAAAAAACAGTTAACTATATATCCGAGGTCAAAGAGGAAGAGGACTGGATTCGAAAATTCCGCCTCAAGGCTCTCAAGGTTTTCGAGAACAAGCCGCTACCAACTCACTGGGCCTCAAAAGATCTTGGCAATATTGATTTCGATAAGATTCGCTATTATCTCGCCAAAGGGCAGCAACCCAGCCGAAGCTGGGACGAAGTACCAGGTGATGTTAAAGAGACCTTTGAGCGACTTGGGATCCCTGAGCAGGAGCGTCGATTCCTAGCCGGAGTAGAAGCACAGTTCGACAGCGAGGCTGCCTATTCCAATGTTAAAGATCGATTGGCCGAAGAAGGGGTTATATTCGTGGGTTCTACAGAAGGCCTCAAGGAGTATCCCGATATATTTCGGAAGTATTTTGGAAGGGTCATTCCCGTAGCAGACAACAAATTCAGTGCTCTAAACAGTGCCGTGTTCAGTGGGGGCAGCTTTATATATGTCCCTCCCGGGGTAAAGGTAAGTCAACCTCTTCAAGCCTATTTTCGTATCAACGCAGAGAATTTTGGGCAGTTTGAACGTACCCTCATCATTGCCGACGAGGGCGCTGAAGTAACTTATATGGAAGGCTGTACAGCCCCAAAGTTTGAGACGACCACCCTCCATAGCGCCGTAGTCGAGCTAGTCGCTCTGCCAGGCGCTAAAATCCAATATATCACGGTTCAAAATTGGTCGAACAACGTCTTCAATCTTGTAACAAAACGTGGGATGGCACTCGACGAAGCGGAGATAAAGTGGATCGACTGTAATATCGGAAGTCGATTAACTATGAAATACCCTGGAGTTGTCCTTAAGGGACGTAAATCGCGGGGCGAAGTTCTTTCGATTGCCCTGGCTGGAGATGGCCAACATCAAGATACGGGAGCGAAAATGACTCACGTCGCTGACGAGACAACATCAAATATCGTCGCCAAAAGTATCAGCGTTGGGGAAGGACGTTCCTCCTATCGAGGCATTGTCGAAATGCCCAAGCACCTCAGAAATTGTCGCAACAATACTGAATGTGATGCTCTCCTTATCAATTCTAACAGTCGCACCGACACCTATCCTGCAATCACTGTTCGCGGTGATGGGAACTCCGTCCAACACGAGGCTAGTGTTTCCAAAGTAAGCGCTGAACAAATTTTTTACATGCGCCAGAGAGGCCTTTCCGAGGGGGAGGCAATGAGCCTGGCCGTAAATGGCTTCGTCAACGATCTTGTAAGAGAGTTTCCCTTGGAGTATAGTGTCGAACTCAAACGTCTAATTGAAATGGAAATGGAAGACTCTATCGGATAG
- the sufC gene encoding Vegetative protein 296, whose protein sequence is MGKLELENLTVTVDGREILKDFSLSIPKGEVHALMGPNGTGKSTLAKALAGHDDYEITAGSALLDGKSIIGLESDQVARAGLFLAFQYPCEIPGVSIANFIRAAVKSRLATGEELDAAQFYRRLYEKMDSLKIDRKFTSRSVNEGFSGGEKKRSEVLQMAMLEPSYSIMDETDSGLDIDALKIVADGVNAMRGPQIGVLVITHYQRLLNYIVPDHVHVLWDGRIVRSGGKDLALDLEKKGYDWVKAEFAEAI, encoded by the coding sequence ATGGGCAAACTTGAACTCGAAAATCTTACAGTTACAGTAGACGGCCGAGAAATCCTGAAGGACTTCTCGTTGAGCATCCCGAAAGGAGAGGTCCATGCTTTAATGGGCCCCAACGGAACCGGCAAAAGCACACTCGCTAAAGCACTGGCCGGTCATGATGACTATGAGATCACAGCCGGTTCGGCGCTCTTAGATGGAAAGTCGATTATTGGCCTAGAGTCGGATCAGGTGGCCCGCGCCGGATTGTTCCTGGCATTTCAGTATCCCTGTGAGATTCCGGGAGTAAGCATCGCCAACTTCATTCGCGCAGCCGTCAAATCAAGATTAGCGACGGGTGAGGAACTCGATGCGGCCCAATTTTACCGGCGGCTTTACGAAAAAATGGACAGTCTTAAAATCGATCGAAAATTCACTTCCCGTTCAGTCAATGAAGGGTTTTCAGGAGGGGAAAAGAAGCGGAGCGAAGTCCTACAAATGGCTATGCTTGAACCAAGTTACTCCATCATGGACGAGACCGATAGCGGCCTGGATATAGACGCACTCAAGATAGTTGCCGATGGAGTTAATGCAATGCGAGGCCCCCAGATTGGGGTCCTAGTGATCACTCACTACCAGCGACTTCTGAACTATATAGTCCCAGATCATGTGCATGTTCTCTGGGATGGACGGATTGTGAGAAGTGGAGGGAAAGACTTAGCTCTCGATCTGGAAAAAAAGGGATACGACTGGGTAAAGGCAGAGTTCGCCGAAGCGATTTAA